The following coding sequences lie in one Actinomyces capricornis genomic window:
- a CDS encoding type I 3-dehydroquinate dehydratase → MTPQQYQPHEAVGQEPGQEPGQRGPGSGPLRWGGARVGAGRPALVVALTGPTLAKAADQARRAVSAGAEVLEMRVDLLEEVRQGLEAGPGPAASRILECLGGLYEAQAGMGAPGQSSAGADLEAPAPLLLTCRTTAEGGRAQVGDAAYREILLAVLEAVEALPRTARLAAIDVEVQRGCLPELAARAHERGIDVVGSFHDFEGTPGDAELEEVLAGMAAQGADLAKVAVMPLSAEDVARLLGVSARMSTALEVPVAAMSMGALGTISRVAPVFGSALTFVVVPDEEGEALASAPGQLPIEQVRRCLEWLGG, encoded by the coding sequence ATGACACCGCAGCAGTACCAGCCGCATGAGGCCGTTGGCCAGGAGCCGGGGCAGGAGCCGGGGCAGCGGGGCCCCGGCAGTGGCCCCCTGCGCTGGGGCGGGGCACGGGTCGGTGCGGGACGGCCCGCGCTCGTCGTCGCCCTGACCGGCCCCACCCTCGCTAAGGCCGCCGACCAGGCCCGCCGGGCCGTGAGCGCTGGGGCCGAGGTTCTGGAGATGCGCGTGGATCTGCTGGAGGAGGTGCGCCAGGGCCTGGAGGCGGGGCCCGGTCCGGCGGCATCCCGGATCCTGGAGTGCCTGGGAGGCCTGTACGAGGCTCAGGCAGGCATGGGGGCCCCGGGGCAGTCCAGTGCCGGTGCGGACCTGGAGGCGCCCGCCCCGCTCCTGCTCACCTGCCGCACCACGGCCGAGGGCGGGCGGGCGCAGGTGGGGGATGCCGCCTACAGGGAGATCCTGCTCGCGGTCCTGGAGGCAGTGGAGGCACTGCCGCGGACCGCGCGCCTCGCGGCCATCGACGTCGAGGTCCAGCGCGGCTGCCTGCCCGAACTGGCCGCGCGCGCCCACGAGCGGGGGATCGACGTCGTCGGATCCTTCCACGACTTCGAGGGCACTCCCGGCGACGCCGAGCTGGAGGAGGTGCTGGCGGGTATGGCGGCCCAGGGCGCCGACCTGGCCAAGGTGGCGGTGATGCCGCTGAGCGCGGAGGACGTGGCCCGCCTGCTGGGGGTCAGCGCGCGGATGTCGACGGCGCTGGAGGTGCCGGTGGCAGCGATGTCCATGGGGGCCCTGGGGACCATCAGCCGTGTGGCACCGGTCTTCGGCTCGGCCCTGACCTTCGTCGTCGTCCCCGATGAGGAGGGTGAGGCCCTGGCCTCCGCCCCCGGCCAGCTCCCCATCGAGCAGGTGCGCCGCTGCCTGGAGTGGCTGGGGGGCTGA
- a CDS encoding DUF501 domain-containing protein, producing MTDTPVTPADLEALTEQLGRIPRGVVAIAARCVCGRPAVVRTAPRLDDGTPFPTSYYLTHPAAVKGCSTLEAEHLMEELNAELAQDAELAAAYARAHEDYLARRAELGQVPEIEGISAGGMPTRVKCLHAVLGHTLATAPGINPMGDRTLMALRARGLWDEARCHC from the coding sequence ATGACCGACACCCCCGTGACCCCGGCCGACCTCGAGGCCCTGACCGAGCAGCTCGGGCGGATCCCCCGGGGCGTGGTGGCCATCGCCGCGCGCTGCGTCTGCGGGCGCCCCGCCGTCGTGCGCACCGCCCCGCGGCTGGACGACGGCACCCCCTTCCCCACCAGCTACTACCTCACCCACCCCGCCGCGGTGAAGGGGTGCTCCACCCTGGAGGCCGAGCACCTCATGGAGGAGCTCAACGCCGAGCTCGCCCAGGACGCTGAGCTCGCCGCGGCCTACGCCCGCGCCCACGAGGACTACCTGGCCCGCCGCGCCGAGCTCGGGCAGGTGCCCGAGATCGAGGGGATCTCCGCGGGGGGCATGCCCACGCGCGTCAAGTGCCTCCACGCCGTGCTGGGCCACACGCTGGCCACAGCGCCGGGCATCAACCCCATGGGGGACCGCACCCTGATGGCCCTGCGGGCCCGCGGCCTGTGGGATGAGGCCCGCTGCCACTGCTGA
- a CDS encoding 50S ribosomal protein L25/general stress protein Ctc, with the protein MANNAITLTGQDRTEFGKGSARQARRAGQVPVVVYGHGTEPRHLLLEEHATRLALRSNDNALVELKVGSETLLVLTKEVQRHPIRPGVQHVDFLLVNRNERVEVEVPVTVVGEAAPGTIHMIESSHVVLSAPAVSIPETLEVDITGVAGGTVLTVADLTLPEGVEAVSEPEAAVVNVADKGAVAASVPEDEAGDQAAEEQ; encoded by the coding sequence ATGGCCAACAACGCCATCACCCTCACGGGCCAGGACCGCACCGAGTTCGGCAAGGGCTCGGCCCGCCAGGCCCGCCGCGCCGGCCAGGTCCCCGTCGTCGTCTACGGCCACGGCACCGAGCCGCGCCACCTGCTGCTGGAGGAGCACGCCACCCGCCTGGCCCTGCGCAGCAACGACAACGCCCTGGTCGAGCTCAAGGTCGGCAGCGAGACCCTGCTGGTGCTGACCAAGGAGGTCCAGCGCCACCCCATCCGCCCCGGCGTCCAGCACGTGGACTTCCTGCTGGTCAACCGCAACGAGCGCGTTGAGGTCGAGGTGCCCGTCACCGTCGTCGGCGAGGCCGCCCCCGGCACCATCCACATGATCGAGTCCTCCCACGTGGTGCTCTCCGCCCCCGCCGTCTCCATCCCCGAGACCCTCGAGGTCGACATCACCGGCGTGGCCGGCGGCACCGTGCTGACCGTGGCCGACCTGACCCTGCCCGAGGGCGTCGAGGCCGTCTCCGAGCCCGAGGCCGCCGTGGTCAACGTGGCCGACAAGGGCGCCGTGGCCGCCTCCGTCCCCGAGGATGAGGCTGGGGACCAGGCCGCTGAGGAGCAGTGA
- the pth gene encoding aminoacyl-tRNA hydrolase, which produces MTAPWLIVGLGNPEARYARNRHNVGHMVIDVLAGRTGARLSPHKARARLAEVRLGMLPGGAPGPRAILAAPTSFMNVSGGPVKSLLGYYGVDPRAGLLVIHDELDIPPHELRLKRGGGEGGHNGLRSISSVLGTKDYARLRVGVGRPPGRQDPAAFVLSDFPAREREELGVTLEQAADVVEQVVAEGFEAAQQRLHTP; this is translated from the coding sequence GTGACCGCCCCCTGGCTGATCGTCGGGCTGGGGAACCCCGAGGCCCGGTACGCCCGCAACCGCCACAACGTTGGCCATATGGTCATCGACGTCCTGGCGGGGCGTACCGGGGCCCGCCTCTCCCCCCACAAGGCCCGCGCCCGCCTGGCCGAGGTGCGCCTGGGGATGCTGCCGGGCGGAGCGCCCGGCCCCCGGGCCATCCTGGCCGCGCCCACCTCCTTCATGAATGTCTCCGGTGGCCCCGTGAAATCCCTCCTGGGCTATTACGGGGTGGACCCCCGCGCGGGGCTGCTGGTCATCCACGACGAGCTCGACATCCCGCCCCATGAGCTGCGCCTCAAGCGCGGCGGGGGAGAGGGCGGGCACAACGGCCTGCGATCCATCTCCTCGGTGCTGGGCACCAAGGACTACGCGCGGCTGCGCGTGGGGGTGGGCCGCCCGCCGGGACGCCAGGACCCCGCGGCCTTCGTCCTGTCCGACTTCCCGGCGCGCGAGCGCGAGGAGTTGGGGGTCACCCTGGAGCAGGCGGCCGACGTCGTCGAGCAGGTGGTGGCCGAGGGCTTCGAGGCCGCTCAGCAGCGCCTCCACACCCCCTGA
- a CDS encoding response regulator, protein MRMGFRMVLDAEEGIEVVGEASDGTTAIAQAKALRPDVILMDVRMPGMNGIEATQIIAQECPSTRILILTTFDLDEYAFSGLRAGASGFLLKDTRPTELAEAIRTVASGEAVVSPRVTQRMLEMFAADLPDTGGTPSAEDPRLASLTPREREILMLMARGMSNAEIAAHLVVSATTVKTHVGNVLAKLDVRDRVQAVVVAYETGLMT, encoded by the coding sequence ATGCGCATGGGCTTCCGCATGGTCCTGGATGCCGAGGAGGGGATCGAGGTGGTCGGCGAGGCCTCCGACGGCACCACCGCCATCGCCCAGGCCAAGGCCCTCCGGCCCGATGTCATCCTCATGGATGTGCGCATGCCGGGGATGAACGGCATCGAGGCCACGCAGATCATCGCCCAGGAATGCCCCAGCACCCGGATCCTCATCCTGACCACCTTCGACCTGGATGAGTACGCCTTCTCCGGGCTGCGGGCGGGTGCCTCCGGCTTCCTGCTCAAGGACACGCGCCCCACCGAGCTGGCCGAGGCCATCCGCACGGTGGCCTCCGGGGAGGCGGTGGTCTCGCCCCGCGTCACCCAGCGGATGCTGGAGATGTTCGCCGCCGACCTGCCCGACACCGGTGGGACGCCGTCGGCCGAGGACCCCAGGCTGGCCTCCCTGACGCCCCGGGAGCGCGAGATCCTCATGCTCATGGCCCGGGGCATGTCCAATGCGGAGATCGCGGCCCATCTGGTCGTCTCGGCCACCACCGTCAAGACCCACGTGGGCAATGTGCTGGCCAAACTGGACGTGCGCGACCGGGTGCAGGCCGTCGTCGTGGCCTACGAGACCGGCCTCATGACCTAA
- a CDS encoding sensor histidine kinase, which translates to MPPPAGRLDDVDASPRSAHLALLQAAARALPLSSGTASHSATSPAEPARTGPEGHAAPEDATLAMMHLTTALHRDSPVRASLGGRLRTWYREHPFQVDSLIAVGVLLVNIPLGFLLLMRPSPALELPREIASALPMALGSSVIATALLAVRRRFPMASWLGLLLLLVAFQTIGQVLLSLSPEESATALGGLAAFVILGLPLCLGTIAVYRRPAAAWGAWAVTGLVFSINYLITESSNQTAESAWRNITTNLIMFAIPVLVGLTIRASRRNLEDLRMHTARMALAREQSALLAAAEERSRIAREMHDVVAHSLAVMITMADGAAAAIDRRPEQAKQALEVLAETGRSALADTRRLVGVLREDPPATSMAPEASPASAASPSGVRTTGAGEQDGGAHQADDPRTGLPRGGQPQASPVTSGPVPVVRELPVPEFAPPGTVAPVEPSAQIADLRRRATGTQADPTTGEAPMSPAPEQADIATLVEHFRAAGVPVAYTWTGASLPQDKALQLTLFRIAQESLTNVLRYAPTTKSVAVTVERHTGTAVLTVDNEAAPGSRPMHGSGKGLIGMRERAAVYGGTVQAGPTPIGWRVRAVLRWDEHDEGSSSWQMPL; encoded by the coding sequence GTGCCGCCTCCTGCCGGCCGCCTCGACGACGTCGACGCCTCCCCCCGCTCGGCCCACCTGGCACTCCTCCAGGCCGCCGCCCGGGCGCTGCCGTTGTCGTCGGGCACCGCAAGCCATAGCGCAACCTCCCCCGCCGAGCCCGCCAGGACCGGACCCGAGGGCCACGCGGCCCCAGAAGATGCCACACTTGCCATGATGCACCTCACCACCGCACTGCACCGCGACTCCCCCGTGCGCGCCTCCCTGGGCGGCCGTCTGCGCACCTGGTATCGCGAGCACCCCTTCCAGGTGGACTCCCTCATCGCCGTGGGCGTCCTCCTGGTCAACATCCCCCTGGGCTTCCTGCTGCTGATGCGCCCCTCACCAGCACTCGAGCTCCCCCGCGAGATCGCCAGCGCCCTGCCCATGGCCCTGGGCTCCAGTGTCATCGCCACCGCCCTGCTGGCGGTGCGGCGACGCTTCCCGATGGCGAGCTGGCTGGGCCTGCTCCTGCTCCTCGTCGCCTTCCAGACGATCGGCCAGGTGCTGCTATCGCTGAGCCCCGAGGAGAGCGCGACGGCGCTCGGAGGCCTAGCCGCCTTCGTCATCCTGGGACTGCCGCTGTGCCTGGGCACGATCGCCGTCTACCGGCGCCCCGCCGCGGCCTGGGGGGCCTGGGCCGTGACCGGCCTGGTGTTCTCCATCAACTACCTCATCACCGAGAGCAGTAACCAGACTGCCGAGTCGGCATGGCGCAACATCACGACCAATCTCATCATGTTCGCCATCCCCGTGCTCGTGGGCCTGACCATCAGGGCCTCGCGCCGCAACCTCGAGGATCTGCGGATGCACACGGCTCGCATGGCCCTGGCCCGCGAGCAGAGCGCGCTGCTCGCGGCCGCCGAGGAGCGCAGCCGCATCGCCCGCGAGATGCACGACGTCGTCGCCCACTCCCTGGCGGTGATGATCACCATGGCCGACGGCGCCGCCGCCGCCATCGACCGCCGACCCGAGCAGGCCAAGCAGGCCCTGGAGGTGCTGGCCGAGACCGGGCGCAGTGCCCTGGCCGATACCCGCCGCCTCGTGGGAGTCCTGCGCGAGGATCCCCCCGCCACCTCCATGGCCCCGGAGGCCTCGCCCGCCTCGGCCGCATCCCCGTCGGGCGTCCGCACCACCGGGGCGGGCGAGCAGGACGGTGGCGCCCACCAGGCCGATGATCCGCGCACGGGCCTCCCACGCGGCGGCCAACCCCAGGCCAGCCCGGTGACCTCAGGCCCCGTGCCGGTCGTCCGCGAGCTGCCGGTTCCCGAGTTCGCGCCCCCGGGCACGGTGGCGCCCGTCGAGCCCAGCGCGCAGATCGCCGACCTGCGCCGTCGGGCCACCGGTACCCAGGCCGACCCCACCACCGGCGAGGCCCCCATGTCCCCCGCCCCCGAGCAGGCCGACATCGCCACCCTGGTGGAGCACTTCAGGGCCGCCGGAGTGCCGGTGGCCTACACGTGGACGGGCGCGAGCCTGCCGCAGGACAAGGCCCTCCAGCTCACTCTCTTCCGCATCGCGCAGGAGTCCTTGACCAATGTGCTGCGCTACGCCCCCACCACGAAGTCCGTGGCGGTCACCGTGGAGCGCCATACGGGCACCGCGGTGCTCACGGTGGACAACGAGGCGGCCCCGGGCTCACGGCCCATGCACGGATCGGGCAAGGGCCTCATCGGCATGCGGGAGCGCGCCGCGGTCTATGGTGGGACAGTGCAGGCCGGCCCCACCCCCATCGGGTGGCGTGTGCGCGCCGTCCTGCGCTGGGACGAGCACGATGAAGGGAGCTCTTCGTGGCAGATGCCTCTGTGA
- a CDS encoding ABC transporter ATP-binding protein, translated as MIEAVDLTKHYGAKVAVDHISFTVEPGTVTGFLGPNGAGKSTTMRMIMGLDKPTTGRVTVNGRPYRELAAPLCEVGALLDAKGLHPSRSARTHLTQLAISNGIPTNRVDEVLELTGLTSVAKKRVKGFSLGMGQRLGIAAALLGDPQTLIFDEPVNGLDPEGVKWVRETCRNLASQGRTVFISSHLMSEMAQTADQLIVIGRGRIITSGPVNEVIAAATADRVRVASPQATRLAELMASHKLAARPVEPSVLETTDTTAAAIGELAATHGIVLHELTTIRASLEEAYLTLTKDSVEYAVGEHTPADPGPAGPRPTGGAAPRPSSPTRHSARAA; from the coding sequence ATGATTGAGGCAGTCGACCTGACCAAGCACTACGGCGCCAAGGTCGCCGTGGACCACATCTCCTTCACCGTCGAGCCCGGCACCGTCACCGGATTCCTCGGCCCCAACGGCGCCGGCAAGTCCACCACCATGCGCATGATCATGGGTCTGGACAAGCCCACCACCGGCCGCGTCACCGTCAACGGCCGCCCCTACCGCGAGCTGGCCGCGCCCCTGTGCGAGGTCGGCGCCCTCCTGGACGCCAAGGGCCTGCACCCCTCGCGCTCGGCCCGCACCCACCTGACCCAGCTGGCCATCTCCAACGGCATCCCCACCAACCGCGTCGACGAGGTCCTGGAGCTGACCGGCCTGACCAGCGTGGCCAAGAAGCGCGTCAAGGGCTTCTCCCTGGGCATGGGCCAGCGCCTGGGCATCGCCGCCGCCCTCCTGGGCGACCCCCAGACCCTCATCTTCGATGAGCCGGTCAACGGCCTGGATCCCGAGGGCGTCAAGTGGGTGCGCGAGACCTGCCGCAACCTGGCCTCCCAGGGCCGCACCGTCTTCATCTCCTCCCACCTCATGAGCGAGATGGCCCAGACCGCCGACCAGCTCATCGTCATCGGCCGCGGCCGCATCATCACCTCTGGCCCCGTCAACGAGGTCATCGCCGCAGCCACCGCCGACCGCGTCCGCGTGGCCTCCCCCCAGGCCACCCGGCTCGCCGAGCTCATGGCCTCCCACAAGCTGGCCGCGCGCCCCGTTGAGCCCAGCGTCCTGGAGACCACCGACACCACCGCCGCCGCCATCGGCGAACTCGCCGCCACCCACGGCATCGTCCTGCACGAGCTCACCACCATCCGCGCCAGCCTCGAAGAGGCCTACCTGACCCTGACCAAAGACTCCGTGGAGTACGCCGTCGGGGAGCACACCCCCGCCGACCCCGGGCCAGCCGGTCCCCGCCCCACCGGGGGCGCGGCGCCGCGCCCCTCCTCCCCCACCCGCCACAGCGCCCGGGCCGCCTGA
- a CDS encoding septum formation family protein, translating into MRSRTLFAIPALVALTVGLTACRNYEPLAVEPLEPSASASSEDSPPPSGEPSASASPTPGKPSAAPSETPRPTRISDLAVGDCTLENSAAADGESVSEVSVVNCETPHDREVISIGQSSLGAYDETALTSEIDTACSTALIEYMGGSVGDFSTSYMYPSQNAWDAGNHSYYCFATTKDGSQSTGSVKNGPTTTGESSGPTAGPATKKPETT; encoded by the coding sequence ATGCGTTCCCGCACTCTCTTCGCCATTCCCGCTCTCGTGGCGCTGACGGTCGGCCTGACGGCGTGCCGTAACTACGAGCCCCTTGCCGTGGAGCCCCTCGAGCCCAGCGCCTCGGCCTCCTCGGAGGACTCCCCGCCCCCCAGCGGTGAGCCGAGCGCCTCCGCCTCCCCGACGCCGGGCAAGCCGAGCGCCGCCCCCTCCGAGACTCCCCGACCGACGCGGATCTCCGACCTGGCGGTGGGCGACTGCACGCTGGAGAACAGCGCCGCGGCCGACGGGGAGAGCGTCAGCGAGGTCTCCGTCGTCAACTGCGAGACGCCGCATGACCGGGAGGTGATCTCCATCGGGCAGTCATCCCTGGGCGCCTATGACGAGACCGCCCTGACCTCGGAGATCGACACGGCCTGCTCCACGGCCCTCATCGAGTACATGGGGGGCTCGGTGGGTGATTTCTCCACCAGTTACATGTACCCCTCCCAGAACGCCTGGGACGCCGGCAACCACTCCTACTACTGCTTCGCCACGACCAAGGACGGCAGCCAGAGCACGGGATCGGTGAAGAACGGTCCGACGACCACCGGCGAATCCAGCGGTCCCACGGCGGGCCCCGCAACGAAGAAGCCGGAGACGACCTGA
- a CDS encoding ABC transporter permease subunit, giving the protein MTATTMQGPAPAARPSTQSPALRRPAITGRQTFARAVASEWTKIRTLRSTWVTGAITVVVTVLFGAGLAIALSQTPEVQDGAAEAITVGATFGQIAVAVLAALAITGEYASGQIRSSLAAVPRRGRLLAAKAIVVAALAFVLGLVSITLSWALSAPFMDGHAGSLADAEYLGLFWGTGLAFALIALMSLGLGFLMRSTAGALTVTTVLLFVINLPLNLMALKWDWATKALELTPSAASNAVSDPFEYTSRWAEASVDHPVVLAVFLAWTLVPLVLGGLSFLRRDA; this is encoded by the coding sequence ATGACCGCCACCACCATGCAGGGGCCCGCGCCTGCCGCGCGGCCCAGCACCCAGTCCCCCGCCCTGCGCCGCCCCGCCATCACCGGCCGCCAGACCTTCGCCCGGGCCGTCGCCTCGGAGTGGACCAAGATCCGCACCCTGCGCTCGACCTGGGTCACCGGGGCGATCACCGTCGTCGTCACCGTCCTGTTCGGCGCAGGCCTGGCCATCGCCTTGAGCCAGACCCCCGAGGTCCAGGACGGTGCCGCAGAGGCCATCACCGTCGGCGCCACCTTCGGCCAGATCGCGGTGGCCGTCCTGGCGGCCCTGGCCATCACCGGGGAGTACGCCTCGGGGCAGATCCGCTCCTCCCTGGCCGCCGTGCCCCGCCGCGGGCGCCTGCTGGCCGCCAAGGCGATCGTGGTGGCAGCCCTCGCCTTCGTCCTGGGGCTGGTGTCCATCACCCTGTCCTGGGCTCTCTCGGCCCCCTTCATGGACGGGCACGCCGGCTCCCTGGCCGACGCCGAGTACCTGGGCCTGTTCTGGGGCACGGGCCTGGCCTTCGCCCTCATCGCCCTGATGAGCCTGGGCCTGGGCTTCCTCATGCGCTCGACCGCCGGGGCACTCACCGTCACGACAGTGCTGCTGTTCGTCATCAACCTCCCCCTCAACCTCATGGCCCTCAAGTGGGACTGGGCCACCAAGGCCCTGGAGCTCACGCCTTCGGCCGCCTCGAACGCCGTATCCGATCCCTTCGAGTACACCTCGCGGTGGGCGGAGGCCTCCGTCGACCACCCGGTCGTGCTGGCCGTCTTCCTGGCCTGGACCCTGGTGCCCCTGGTCCTGGGCGGCCTGTCCTTCCTGCGCCGGGACGCCTGA
- a CDS encoding HAMP domain-containing sensor histidine kinase: MAATGAVLIALVSSYTFFEVYIISDGGQIPPEQVDLSSPEFNELLRDVESSLYTTILCAAVIVLLVLTLLSAVVCWILAGRMLRPLTSVSAAARRAASGDLGQRLSLSGPHDEIHDLADTFDSMLASLERAFEVHRRFAANASHELRTPLATTKTMIDVALTDPHPTVEGLREVLVRVRQTNDANRELIDALLDLADAQAGELEREEVDIAAIIRGELARLCDQAHHRGLHVQCALEEPRVRADPVLLRQAVSNLLRNAVRHSAEGGRVMVRVHSRPLDRGRPCAVRLTVDNDGPVIPAERIPVLREPFVRGQGRSRGAGHGLGLAIVSAVVTAHEGELHLHARPAGGLGVVMDLPGAPGRS, encoded by the coding sequence ATGGCTGCCACGGGGGCGGTCCTCATTGCCCTGGTCTCCTCCTATACCTTCTTCGAGGTCTACATCATCTCCGACGGCGGGCAGATCCCTCCCGAGCAGGTCGACCTCTCGTCGCCGGAGTTCAACGAGCTGCTGAGGGACGTCGAGAGCTCGCTGTACACCACGATCCTGTGCGCGGCAGTCATCGTCCTGCTGGTGCTGACCCTCCTGTCCGCGGTGGTGTGCTGGATCCTGGCCGGCAGGATGCTCCGGCCACTGACCTCCGTGAGCGCCGCCGCCAGGCGGGCAGCCTCAGGAGACCTCGGCCAGCGCCTGTCCCTGTCCGGCCCGCATGACGAGATCCACGACCTGGCCGACACCTTCGACAGCATGCTGGCCTCCCTGGAGCGGGCCTTCGAGGTGCACCGCCGCTTCGCGGCCAACGCCTCCCATGAGCTGCGCACACCGCTGGCCACCACCAAGACAATGATCGACGTCGCCCTGACCGACCCCCATCCCACAGTCGAGGGCCTGCGCGAGGTCCTAGTGCGGGTGCGGCAGACCAACGACGCCAATCGGGAGCTGATCGACGCCCTCCTGGACCTCGCCGATGCCCAGGCCGGGGAGCTCGAGCGCGAGGAGGTCGATATCGCCGCCATCATCCGCGGCGAGCTGGCGCGCCTCTGCGATCAGGCGCATCACCGGGGCCTGCACGTGCAGTGCGCACTGGAGGAGCCCCGGGTCAGGGCAGATCCGGTCCTGCTGCGCCAGGCCGTCTCCAACCTCCTGCGCAACGCCGTGCGCCACAGCGCCGAGGGCGGCCGGGTCATGGTGCGGGTCCACAGCCGCCCACTCGATCGGGGCCGGCCTTGCGCCGTGCGGCTCACCGTTGACAATGATGGCCCGGTCATCCCCGCCGAGAGGATCCCGGTCCTGCGTGAGCCCTTCGTCCGCGGCCAGGGGCGCTCGCGGGGCGCCGGGCACGGCCTGGGCCTGGCGATCGTCTCGGCCGTGGTCACCGCCCACGAGGGCGAGCTGCACCTGCATGCCAGGCCCGCCGGGGGACTGGGCGTGGTCATGGACCTGCCGGGAGCCCCGGGCCGCTCCTGA
- a CDS encoding FtsB family cell division protein — protein sequence MTPRRPSRTASHRGSRGSRGSGTHPGRASSSAAGPGASAGPAGSRGASDRESAEAPVVAERGVPPRVVTLVIVALISFAVVFTSLRAYLSQRAQYDDVVNQLAEAKATSTALEQELAQWQDETFVRSQVRQRLGYVMPGETTYVVVGADGLADGEGGGDTDQDSQRLPWYETLRKSSRAAGGAEQTEAPTDPAQRGWAPTTPQPSGQPSPSGAPGGRPGQEPSGAPGGAPAPQPQPSAAPSQAPAPQETP from the coding sequence ATGACGCCGCGCCGACCCTCCCGCACCGCCAGCCACCGAGGCTCACGTGGCTCGCGCGGCTCGGGAACGCACCCCGGCCGCGCCTCCTCCAGTGCCGCGGGCCCGGGGGCCTCCGCCGGGCCCGCCGGCTCGCGCGGAGCCTCCGATCGGGAAAGCGCCGAGGCCCCCGTGGTCGCCGAGAGGGGGGTGCCCCCGCGCGTGGTCACCCTCGTCATCGTGGCGCTCATCTCCTTCGCCGTCGTCTTCACCTCCCTGCGCGCCTACCTGTCCCAGCGCGCCCAGTACGACGACGTCGTCAACCAGCTCGCCGAGGCCAAGGCCACCTCCACCGCCCTGGAGCAGGAGCTGGCCCAGTGGCAGGACGAGACCTTCGTGCGCTCCCAGGTGCGCCAGCGCCTGGGCTACGTCATGCCGGGGGAGACCACCTACGTCGTCGTGGGGGCTGACGGCCTGGCCGACGGCGAGGGCGGCGGCGATACCGACCAGGACTCCCAGCGCCTGCCCTGGTACGAGACCCTCCGGAAGTCCTCGCGGGCGGCGGGCGGCGCCGAGCAGACCGAGGCGCCCACCGACCCCGCCCAGCGGGGTTGGGCCCCCACCACCCCGCAGCCCAGCGGGCAGCCGAGCCCCAGCGGAGCACCGGGCGGCCGGCCGGGGCAGGAGCCCAGCGGGGCCCCCGGTGGGGCGCCCGCACCCCAACCCCAGCCCAGCGCAGCGCCCAGCCAGGCACCCGCGCCCCAGGAGACGCCATGA
- a CDS encoding Ppx/GppA phosphatase family protein, with protein MTRVAAIDCGTNTIRLLIADAHLEAGGVRLETLERRNEIVRLGQGVDRTGRLDDAALERTLAVVEDYAAQCERHGVPQGPGHRRFVATSATRDAENREAFTTGVSRLLGIAPEVISGDEEARLAFAGSLLGSAAPQAPRLVVDLGGGSTELVLGAGAPSAAISLDVGSVRITERHLAHGVTAGGEEAARAEVRGLLEEAAQVVDLGAPELIVGMAGTITTVTSHALGLEAFDPQAVDGAELGVEQVLASCEAIIHSTPAQREGWGFLSPGRRDVIAAGALVWSEIVARVAADTAAAGRSLRGTVTSLRDILDGVALSLVPVEAAAPSSPQSAGSTESSGAGAAPLDGAGSGPAVR; from the coding sequence ATGACCCGCGTGGCCGCCATCGACTGCGGAACCAACACCATCCGCCTCCTCATCGCCGACGCCCACCTTGAGGCCGGCGGCGTGAGGCTGGAGACCCTGGAGCGGCGCAACGAGATCGTGCGCCTGGGTCAGGGCGTGGACCGCACGGGCCGCCTGGACGATGCCGCCCTGGAGCGCACCCTGGCGGTGGTCGAGGACTACGCCGCCCAGTGCGAGCGCCACGGCGTCCCCCAGGGACCGGGGCACCGGCGCTTCGTGGCCACCTCCGCCACCCGCGACGCCGAGAACCGGGAGGCCTTCACCACCGGGGTCAGCCGCCTGCTGGGCATCGCCCCCGAGGTCATCAGCGGGGATGAGGAGGCGCGCCTGGCCTTCGCCGGCTCCCTGCTTGGCTCGGCCGCCCCGCAGGCCCCCCGCCTGGTGGTGGACCTGGGCGGGGGCTCCACCGAGCTGGTCCTGGGGGCGGGCGCCCCCAGTGCGGCGATCAGCCTGGACGTGGGCAGCGTGCGCATCACCGAGCGCCATCTGGCCCACGGCGTCACCGCCGGCGGCGAGGAGGCGGCGCGCGCGGAGGTGCGCGGCCTGCTGGAGGAGGCCGCCCAGGTGGTCGACCTCGGCGCCCCCGAGCTCATCGTGGGCATGGCCGGGACGATCACCACCGTGACATCGCATGCCCTGGGCCTGGAGGCCTTCGACCCGCAGGCCGTCGACGGCGCCGAGCTGGGAGTCGAGCAGGTCCTGGCCTCCTGCGAGGCGATCATCCACTCCACCCCCGCCCAGCGCGAGGGGTGGGGCTTCCTGTCGCCCGGGCGCCGCGACGTCATCGCCGCCGGGGCCCTGGTGTGGAGCGAGATCGTGGCCCGGGTGGCCGCCGATACCGCGGCCGCCGGGCGGTCCCTGCGCGGGACGGTGACGAGCCTGCGCGACATCCTCGACGGCGTCGCCCTCTCGCTGGTGCCCGTGGAAGCGGCGGCGCCCAGCTCCCCGCAGTCGGCTGGTTCCACGGAGTCCTCCGGAGCCGGCGCGGCGCCCTTGGACGGCGCCGGCAGCGGGCCCGCCGTGCGGTGA